A single window of Anomaloglossus baeobatrachus isolate aAnoBae1 chromosome 5, aAnoBae1.hap1, whole genome shotgun sequence DNA harbors:
- the LOC142312055 gene encoding uncharacterized protein LOC142312055, whose translation MDRDRDKMVERILHLTLEILFRLTGEDYTVVKKTSSDRCQDPVSEGWGRPLSPITGPPPHPPIHENINDQKILELTYKMIELLTGEVPIRCQDVTVFFSMEEWEYLEGHKDLYKDVMMEVPKPLTSPVLSSETTTPERCPRHLLPQDYKQENPNVPQDHQDEYVTHINTTETYVRGDERCKEEIPTDNCTDDCTRRSERYLIFSDFTADDYDTTPDICEEHAIIPDKPPVLQRTHLSCDPFQQVLFSASSDANMEDKIHRRAFQPEIAHTEEMPFSFSESEKYFAEKSNLVKNQRNHTRENPLSCSECGKQFNEKYRLVAHQRAHTGEYPFSCSECGKQFSEKYRLVAHQRIHTGEKPFSCSECGKQFSKKYQLVGHQRIHTGEMPFSCSECGKCFSEKKNLVAHQRIHTGEKPFTCSECGKSFSRNSNLITHQRIHTGEKPFSCSECGKCFISKPYLISHMKNSHR comes from the exons atggatagagacagggacaagatggtggagaggatattacacctcaccctagagatcctcttccggcttactggagag gattacacagtagtgaagaagacctctagtgaccgctgtcaggaccctgtgtctgagggatggggaagacccctgagcccaatcacggggcctccacctcaccccccgatacatgagaacatcaatgaccagaagatcctagaactcacctacaagatgattgaactgctgactggagag gttcctataaggtgccaggacgtcaccgtctttttctccatggaggagtgggagtatttagaaggacacaaagatttgTACAAGGATGTAATGATGGAGGTTCccaagcccctcacatcaccag ttctatccagtgagaccacaacaccagagagatgtccccgtcatcttcttccacaggactataaacaagaaaatcccaatgttcctcaggatcatcag GATGAATATgtaacccatattaatactacagagacatatgtgaggggagatgagaggtgtaaagaggagattcctacagataactgcacag atgactgtaccaggagatcagAGAGATATCTGATATTTTCAGATTTTACAGCAGATGATTATGATACTACACCAGATATATGTGAAGAACATGCCATTATCCCAGATAAACCTCCAGTCCTTCAAAGAACACACCTTTCATGTGATCCTTTTCAACAGGTCCTTTTTTCTGCTTCATCAGATGCAAATATGGAAGACAAAATTCACAGAAGAGCCTTTCAACCTGAAATAGCTCACACTGAGGAGatgccattttcattttcagaatcTGAGAAATATTTTGCAGagaaatcaaaccttgttaaaAACCAGAGAAATCACACAAGGGAGAATCCAttgtcatgttcagaatgtggaaaacagTTTAATGAGAAATACCGACTTGTAGCACATCAAAGAGCTCACACAGGGGAGtatccattttcatgttcagaatgtggaaaacagTTTAGTGAGAAATACCGACTTGTagcacatcaaagaattcacacaggggagaagccattttcatgttcagaatgtggaaagcaGTTTAGCAAGAAATACCAACTTGTaggacatcaaagaattcacacaggggagatgccattttcatgttcagaatgtgggaaatgctttagtgaaaaaaaaaatcttgttgcacatcagagaattcacacaggagagaagccatttacatgttcagaatgtggaaaatctttCAGTCGGAATTCAAATCTTata